A stretch of the Schistocerca serialis cubense isolate TAMUIC-IGC-003099 chromosome 2, iqSchSeri2.2, whole genome shotgun sequence genome encodes the following:
- the LOC126456261 gene encoding uncharacterized protein LOC126456261 → MYEIFGNGEAVTVRKNNSIPKPHLSSSIPIKGELNQKLRPLSLGSSKIVLGDVSNKVKNTLTADTQSHLRSLSPNKSIKKTLFSEGHIHGDHSAKESGIQISKRDKSPKKVKTQFTPKPTAKSSTLGATKVSIFVDTWNDGCQEPSDPELDEVFLHNQNELDTCDLEVSPQKIYGCCEGCETPDDSAGGWLLEPLWDNKDDLARIINLEPSPEIEPDFPGVEHFSAQNPTDENNFDELFEVDDSCYPEPLIDDVPLADLEW, encoded by the exons ATGTACGAGATTTTTGGAAACGGGGAAGCAGTTACTGTTCGTAAGAATAATAGTATTCCGAAGCCGCATCTTAGCAGTTCTATACCTATCAAAG GTGAGCTAAATCAGAAATTGAGACCTCTGAGTTTAGGAAGCAGCAAAATAGTTCTTGGCGATGTCagcaacaaagtgaaaaatacgcTTACAGCAGATACTCAGTCCCATCTGCGTTCCCTGTCACCTAACAAATCAATAAAGAAAACTTTGTTTTCTGAAGGTCATATCCATGGTGACCATTCAGCGAAGGAATCTGGTATTCAAATCAGTAAAAGGGACAAGTCTCCTAAGAAAGTAAAGACCCAGTTCACTCCAAAGCCAACAGCCAAGAGTTCAACTCTTGGGGCAACAAAAGTTTCAATATTTGTAGATACTTGGAATGATGGTTGTCAGGAACCATCAGATCCCGAATTAGATGAAGTATTTCTTCACAATCAGAATGAATTGGATACTTGTGACCTGGAAGTATCGCCACAGAAGATCTATGGGTGCTGTGAAGGATGTGAGACACCAGATGATAGTGCTG GTGGTTGGTTGCTGGAACCTTTGTGGGATAATAAAGACGACCTTGCTAGGATAATTAATCTGGAACCAAGCCCTGAGATAGAACCAGACTTTCCAGGTGTTGAACATTTCAGTGCACAAAATCCAACAGATGAAAATAATTTTG